A genome region from Marinobacter panjinensis includes the following:
- a CDS encoding Tad domain-containing protein, whose amino-acid sequence MVSLGKTHRYHHGAILPLAAISLVAILGMAALALDISNAHLEKTRLQNALDAAALSAAKVLDQTGSTALADSAGQTTFASNLAAPGNAGLGAAASGGNLSLALEYSSTLDPFVSGTVPAQYVRAAVANYDVAEWFAPVLGFDDLTIAGTAVAGPSPTLQKVCNVAPVMACGTPPAESPPGTTFGYSRGQVEQLKIGSGTSSEVGNGNFYLIRLDGSQGGADVREAAAGKFDACLSIGGEGDIETEPGNTVGPFAQGINTRLGIYNGPVNATDYPPDWFTNHTTYTEQDYLDQQIPPYDLDWYESQYQTVNPDQPPEGAPGRRILTMPVGNCDGLASGQDSVELLGFSCFYMVDRMNQQGQAVFYGQFKDDCGGSGVPGPDPGAGPGPRIIQLYKDPDSIDS is encoded by the coding sequence ATGGTCTCGCTTGGGAAAACTCACAGGTACCATCACGGGGCGATCCTGCCGCTGGCGGCCATTTCTCTGGTGGCCATTCTGGGGATGGCGGCACTGGCGCTGGATATCAGCAACGCCCATCTGGAAAAGACACGGCTGCAGAATGCTCTGGATGCTGCTGCACTCAGTGCTGCCAAGGTTCTGGACCAGACCGGCAGTACCGCCCTTGCCGATAGCGCAGGCCAGACCACCTTTGCCAGCAATCTGGCGGCGCCTGGCAATGCCGGACTTGGGGCCGCGGCCAGTGGCGGTAACCTGAGCCTGGCACTCGAATATTCCTCGACGCTGGATCCGTTTGTGTCAGGTACTGTGCCTGCCCAATACGTGAGGGCCGCAGTTGCAAATTATGACGTCGCGGAATGGTTTGCCCCGGTGCTCGGGTTTGATGACCTGACGATAGCCGGCACTGCGGTGGCCGGCCCCAGCCCGACGCTTCAGAAGGTCTGCAATGTTGCACCGGTCATGGCCTGCGGCACGCCACCGGCTGAGAGCCCACCAGGCACCACATTCGGCTATTCACGAGGCCAGGTAGAGCAGCTGAAAATCGGTTCGGGCACCAGTTCGGAAGTGGGTAATGGCAACTTCTACCTGATTCGACTCGATGGCAGCCAGGGTGGTGCCGATGTACGGGAAGCGGCAGCCGGGAAGTTTGATGCCTGCCTTTCCATCGGCGGCGAGGGCGACATCGAGACGGAACCCGGTAACACCGTGGGCCCCTTTGCCCAGGGGATCAATACCCGGCTGGGAATCTATAATGGGCCGGTCAACGCCACCGATTACCCGCCCGACTGGTTCACCAACCACACAACCTACACAGAACAGGACTACCTGGATCAGCAAATACCACCCTACGACCTGGATTGGTACGAATCGCAATACCAGACCGTCAATCCGGATCAACCACCGGAGGGCGCGCCCGGTCGACGTATCCTGACCATGCCGGTCGGCAACTGTGATGGATTGGCTAGCGGACAGGATAGCGTGGAGCTGCTTGGGTTCTCCTGCTTTTACATGGTGGACCGAATGAATCAGCAGGGGCAGGCGGTGTTTTACGGCCAGTTCAAGGACGATTGTGGCGGCAGCGGAGTACCCGGCCCGGATCCAGGCGCAGGCCCGGGGCCCCGCATCATCCAATTATACAAGGATCCGGATTCTATCGACAGCTGA
- a CDS encoding TadE family protein, producing MGAFHSTGKRQQGIAALEFLLTAPLLLLVVFAVSELGWAFHQYHTMTRATQDGARHAASNALLGSVGVIFLDSTLVQESSNLVVYGNTLGAGEPLLPGWSPGDVSVTSPDASHIMVSARYNYVPIVGRIPAFYGGDPISLAFEMNGTVQMRAL from the coding sequence ATGGGTGCATTTCACAGTACGGGGAAGCGACAACAGGGCATCGCCGCGCTGGAATTCCTGCTGACAGCCCCGCTGTTGCTGCTGGTGGTGTTTGCGGTCAGTGAACTGGGATGGGCATTTCACCAGTACCACACCATGACCCGGGCAACCCAGGACGGCGCCCGACACGCGGCCTCCAATGCCTTGCTTGGCAGTGTGGGGGTGATCTTCCTGGATAGCACCCTGGTGCAGGAGTCCAGCAATCTGGTGGTTTACGGCAACACACTGGGAGCGGGGGAGCCCCTATTGCCGGGCTGGTCACCGGGAGATGTCAGTGTGACCAGCCCGGACGCCAGCCACATCATGGTCAGCGCCCGATACAACTATGTGCCGATCGTGGGTCGCATCCCCGCGTTCTACGGCGGCGACCCGATCAGCCTGGCCTTTGAAATGAACGGTACGGTACAGATGAGGGCGTTATGA
- a CDS encoding TadE/TadG family type IV pilus assembly protein, protein MNIRPQSGLHTVEFALVGALFFVLLFAAIEFGRLMFVWNTLDETSRRAARVAVVCPVEHSAIRRVAMFAEPNSSGNSPVLRDLNEGLISLQYLTATGAVVADTTANFLDIAFVRSEVSGFQHQLIIPFFFQQFELPPFITVLPRESLGVSPEGTGCFGSVS, encoded by the coding sequence ATGAACATCAGGCCCCAGTCCGGTTTGCATACGGTGGAGTTCGCTCTGGTCGGTGCGCTGTTTTTTGTCCTGCTGTTTGCGGCCATTGAGTTTGGCCGCCTGATGTTCGTCTGGAATACGCTGGATGAGACCAGTCGGCGGGCCGCCAGGGTAGCCGTCGTCTGTCCTGTTGAGCATAGCGCGATCCGGCGGGTGGCCATGTTTGCCGAACCGAATTCGTCCGGAAACAGTCCGGTGCTCAGAGACCTGAATGAAGGCCTGATCAGCCTCCAGTACCTCACCGCTACTGGCGCTGTGGTGGCCGACACGACCGCCAATTTCCTGGATATTGCCTTCGTAAGAAGCGAGGTCAGCGGTTTTCAGCACCAGCTGATCATTCCTTTCTTTTTCCAGCAGTTTGAGTTGCCGCCGTTTATTACCGTGCTGCCCAGGGAGAGCCTGGGTGTTTCGCCGGAAGGTACCGGCTGTTTTGGTTCAGTCAGCTGA
- a CDS encoding AAA family ATPase, with amino-acid sequence MKTPMTVLIAGRNAHELEELERMLADEPGMSFHKRLISNGHSDPLHNITELPDALVFCTTVAWEEELNSLDQRPAQERVPTMITGPENTTIMRAAMQVGARDYFTFPVHKQELMAALRRVARQLQPAGKQAGDLFAVINAKGGSGASTLAGALAHSLVEKIEDRVALLDMDLQFGHLASAFDLKESGGLIDAILRADNMDLLALEGHMVKHKSGLHLLGHGTDQLVVHGDIDERQLQKLMTLLRSGYDHTVVDLPRQIDGVTGGVLESADRVLLVMQQTIAHVQDARRLLHYLNHYMGIPADRICVVVNRWNKRLALSTADIQKALGVADLTCIPNDYAKVAESANMGVPLLEAAPSSLVSRSLVQMAETLSGKKVVQPSGFGRMWQKLAGA; translated from the coding sequence ATGAAAACACCGATGACGGTTCTGATTGCAGGGCGCAACGCTCATGAACTGGAAGAGCTTGAACGGATGCTGGCCGATGAGCCGGGGATGTCCTTCCACAAACGCCTTATCAGCAATGGGCACTCCGATCCGCTCCATAATATAACGGAGCTGCCCGATGCACTGGTGTTTTGCACGACCGTGGCCTGGGAAGAAGAACTGAATTCGCTTGACCAGCGACCTGCCCAGGAGCGGGTGCCGACGATGATAACCGGCCCGGAAAATACCACGATCATGCGTGCCGCGATGCAGGTGGGGGCCCGGGATTATTTTACCTTCCCGGTGCATAAACAGGAGCTCATGGCGGCCCTGCGGCGTGTGGCCCGGCAGCTCCAGCCAGCGGGCAAGCAGGCCGGAGACCTGTTTGCGGTCATTAACGCCAAGGGCGGCTCTGGCGCCAGTACCCTGGCAGGCGCACTGGCCCACAGCCTGGTGGAAAAGATCGAGGACCGGGTGGCCTTGCTGGACATGGATCTGCAGTTTGGTCACCTGGCTTCGGCTTTCGACCTGAAAGAGAGCGGCGGCTTGATCGACGCCATCCTGCGTGCGGACAACATGGACCTGCTGGCGCTGGAGGGGCACATGGTGAAGCACAAGAGCGGGTTGCACCTGCTTGGTCATGGCACCGACCAGTTGGTTGTTCACGGTGATATCGATGAAAGACAGCTGCAGAAACTGATGACGCTACTGCGCTCCGGCTATGACCATACGGTGGTTGACCTGCCCAGGCAGATCGATGGCGTCACTGGTGGCGTGCTGGAGTCTGCTGACAGGGTGCTGCTGGTGATGCAGCAGACTATTGCCCATGTCCAGGATGCCCGCCGGCTGCTTCATTATCTCAACCACTATATGGGGATTCCTGCCGATCGGATCTGCGTGGTTGTTAACCGCTGGAACAAACGCCTTGCCCTGAGTACCGCTGATATCCAAAAAGCGCTGGGAGTCGCGGATCTTACCTGTATTCCCAATGACTATGCCAAGGTCGCAGAGAGCGCCAACATGGGAGTGCCACTGCTCGAAGCAGCGCCTTCGTCACTGGTAAGCCGCAGCCTGGTGCAAATGGCAGAGACATTGAGTGGCAAAAAGGTGGTGCAGCCGTCCGGTTTTGGTCGGATGTGGCAGAAACTGGCAGGAGCCTGA
- a CDS encoding CpaF family protein has protein sequence MEPSSMNGGRRGELESQLVTSGMGKDPSRRAEEEQERVWKQKIHQKLMKVLDLSLLGTLGRGEAERQLEEIGQRLMSEESMPLSLTARQRILQQIQDDILGFGPLEPLLADKSISDILVNGYNCIYVERYGKLERESATFQNDTHLLNTIDRIVSSVGRRIDESSPMVDARLKDGSRVNAIIPPLAVDGPLLSIRRFSIEGLSMETLIEKGTLTAPVAELLKGIVQGRLNILISGGTGSGKTTLLNVMSGFVPDDERIVTIEDSAELQLQQPHVARLETRPPNIENKGEVTQRDLVRNSLRMRPDRIIVGEVRGPEALDMLQAMNTGHDGSMTTLHANAPRDALTRIENMVSMTGTTMPTKAIRSQVASAIDVVLQVERQEDGTRRLVSVQEINGMEGDVITMSEIFTFRRLGRDEQGRVQGNFWATGIVPRFQEHLHQRGIVLPLSIYDPDFGS, from the coding sequence ATGGAACCCAGCAGCATGAATGGCGGTCGCAGAGGCGAACTTGAGTCGCAACTGGTTACAAGTGGCATGGGGAAGGACCCGTCGCGCCGGGCCGAAGAAGAGCAGGAAAGGGTCTGGAAACAGAAAATTCACCAGAAGCTGATGAAGGTGCTGGACCTGTCCCTGTTGGGGACTCTGGGGCGGGGAGAGGCTGAGCGCCAGTTGGAGGAGATTGGCCAGCGGCTAATGTCAGAAGAATCCATGCCGCTTTCTCTGACCGCCCGTCAACGAATTCTTCAACAGATTCAGGATGATATCCTGGGCTTTGGTCCCCTGGAACCTTTGCTGGCGGACAAGTCCATCTCCGATATTCTGGTCAACGGCTATAACTGCATCTATGTAGAGCGCTACGGCAAGCTGGAGCGGGAAAGCGCCACCTTTCAGAACGACACCCATCTGCTGAATACGATTGATCGCATTGTCTCCAGTGTCGGGCGCCGGATCGACGAGTCTTCGCCGATGGTGGACGCACGGCTGAAGGATGGCTCGCGCGTAAACGCCATTATCCCGCCGCTGGCTGTCGACGGGCCGTTACTGTCCATTCGCCGTTTCTCCATTGAAGGCCTGTCAATGGAGACCCTGATCGAAAAAGGCACACTGACGGCGCCTGTTGCCGAGCTACTCAAGGGCATTGTGCAGGGCCGGCTGAACATTCTGATCTCCGGCGGTACCGGCTCCGGTAAAACCACTCTGCTCAACGTCATGTCCGGATTTGTGCCGGACGACGAGCGGATTGTGACTATTGAAGACTCTGCCGAGCTGCAACTTCAGCAGCCTCATGTCGCGCGCCTGGAAACCCGCCCGCCAAATATTGAAAACAAGGGCGAAGTCACGCAGCGGGATCTGGTGCGTAACAGCCTGCGGATGCGGCCCGATCGCATTATTGTCGGCGAGGTCAGGGGCCCCGAGGCTCTGGACATGTTGCAGGCGATGAACACCGGTCACGATGGTTCCATGACCACCCTGCACGCCAACGCGCCCCGGGATGCCCTGACCCGGATCGAGAATATGGTGTCGATGACGGGCACCACCATGCCGACGAAAGCCATCCGTTCCCAGGTGGCTTCCGCCATTGATGTGGTCCTGCAGGTCGAGCGTCAGGAAGACGGGACGCGTCGCCTGGTGAGTGTGCAGGAGATCAACGGCATGGAGGGTGATGTAATTACCATGTCCGAGATTTTCACCTTCCGCCGCCTCGGCCGGGACGAACAGGGCCGTGTACAAGGCAATTTCTGGGCAACCGGTATTGTTCCCCGTTTCCAGGAACATCTTCATCAGCGGGGGATTGTATTGCCGTTATCAATCTATGATCCGGACTTCGGGAGCTGA
- a CDS encoding type II secretion system F family protein, with amino-acid sequence MDVLGDKLWVFLVLVFVAVFLLSQGLVVPVFGENRGARKRLSQRMKNLTAGDGEVERVSLMREHYLRDLSPLEKRLETLSLLEPLITLIAQSGYRTRAYRVVLLALLLAVTAGFVGYYFKSTWWIPVLFAPFGASLPFLYLRRKRSQRIAKIEEQLPDVVDVIIRALRAGHPFIEAIRLVSTEMPGPVKEEFQTTFNEINYGGDVRSALLGLLQRVPSVLIMALITAVLVQRESGGNLAEVLEKIASVIRGRFRFQRRVRTLSAEGRISAWVLTMTPFVLFVLISLVNPDYMPMLTESPRGGDIVLVALVLIVIGVFWIKKILNLKV; translated from the coding sequence ATGGACGTACTGGGAGATAAGCTGTGGGTATTCCTTGTCCTCGTCTTTGTGGCGGTTTTTCTGTTGTCCCAGGGGCTGGTTGTTCCGGTATTCGGAGAGAATCGCGGCGCCCGTAAGCGCCTTAGCCAAAGGATGAAAAACCTGACTGCCGGGGACGGAGAAGTTGAGCGGGTATCTCTCATGAGAGAGCATTACCTGCGGGACCTCTCCCCCCTGGAAAAACGACTGGAAACCCTGTCGTTGCTGGAGCCATTGATCACACTGATTGCCCAGAGCGGCTACCGCACCCGCGCCTATCGGGTCGTTCTGCTGGCGCTGCTGTTGGCGGTGACGGCGGGTTTCGTCGGTTATTATTTCAAGAGCACCTGGTGGATACCCGTGCTTTTCGCCCCGTTTGGCGCCTCCCTCCCGTTTCTTTATCTGCGCCGAAAACGCAGCCAGCGGATTGCCAAGATCGAGGAGCAGCTACCGGATGTGGTGGATGTGATTATCCGTGCCCTGCGGGCAGGGCATCCTTTTATCGAAGCTATACGCCTGGTGTCCACCGAAATGCCTGGCCCGGTGAAGGAAGAGTTCCAGACCACCTTTAACGAAATCAATTACGGGGGAGATGTCCGCTCCGCACTGCTGGGGCTGCTGCAGCGGGTTCCCAGTGTGCTGATCATGGCGTTGATCACCGCCGTTCTGGTGCAGCGGGAATCCGGAGGCAATCTCGCCGAGGTGCTGGAGAAAATCGCCTCCGTCATCCGGGGCCGTTTCCGCTTCCAGCGACGGGTGCGGACCCTGTCCGCAGAGGGGAGGATCTCAGCCTGGGTGCTTACCATGACCCCATTTGTTCTGTTTGTACTGATTTCGCTGGTCAATCCGGACTATATGCCAATGCTCACTGAAAGCCCACGTGGCGGTGATATTGTTCTGGTGGCCCTGGTGTTGATCGTGATCGGCGTTTTCTGGATCAAAAAGATACTCAATCTCAAGGTTTAG